The proteins below are encoded in one region of Fibrella aestuarina BUZ 2:
- a CDS encoding OmpA family protein codes for MAYSEAAALYEQALQQADYPNQAASRSALARLGYCYRQLRDSQNAERVYRNLIGDGNVPASQVDAYLYYAQALVSNGKYKEAQEAFDTYTAQQNADGRVPELSTKVYRDVSALTNTTAATYRIKFLDINTRKPEFSPMYYRNGLVFVTEGGRAKGYRRVFKGNGSTSYLDLYFVPELSAVGATDALASLSESRAAQRLLRKQSYTVLGSDDFTPRTANDSRTVGVFGSNQVTAGDGYGLEPVSETERFGRSLNTKYHEGPATFSRDGSQVIFTRNNFNNGQVGRSTDGVNKLKLYTARQTNGVWGAIEEMPFNSDDYSTGHPTLSRDGLRLYFASDMPGGYGGTDLYISRWEGTRWSVPMNLGPEVNTKGNELFPFVDEKNNLYFASNGLPGMGELDLFFAKMTPDGKPTNVVKNLGEPFNSASDDFGIVTDGNRKSGYFSSNRKHGGADDDIYRFDREGSLYPCRQLTVSVYDENTKEPLPKTQVMVEGGEPGNERKELITDDEGTIRLCVDAESDFHFTAMRNGYVDTKMGFSTRNLDDDQPSRLELALERPVVTTASIATRTGALISGTVKRQTGHVTSQTDGRPLRDVRVLLTNECSNEVTELWSDSDGAYSFTTLTGCAYRLEGKYKRMASKASRINSDGSGDPNLTMFGTGVVLRVDDIYYDKNQSVIRSDAAQELDKLVTMLETYPKMSIELRSHTDSRGTDTYNKTLSSARAKAAINYIASKGIAKSRLKAKGYGETLLVNDCTNGIDCTEEQHQQNRRTEIKILRIE; via the coding sequence ATGGCCTACTCGGAAGCTGCTGCGCTATATGAACAGGCCCTTCAGCAAGCCGACTACCCGAACCAGGCAGCGAGCCGGTCGGCGCTGGCCCGGCTGGGTTATTGTTACCGCCAACTGCGTGACTCCCAGAACGCGGAGCGCGTTTACCGAAACCTGATTGGCGATGGCAACGTACCTGCCAGCCAGGTAGATGCTTACTTGTATTATGCGCAGGCGCTGGTCAGCAACGGCAAGTACAAGGAAGCGCAGGAGGCCTTCGATACGTACACGGCCCAGCAAAACGCCGATGGTCGGGTGCCTGAACTGTCGACTAAAGTTTACCGCGATGTAAGCGCCCTCACCAACACGACGGCTGCTACCTACCGGATCAAATTTCTGGACATCAATACCCGGAAGCCCGAATTCAGCCCGATGTATTACCGCAACGGACTGGTTTTCGTGACCGAAGGAGGCCGGGCGAAAGGCTATCGGCGGGTCTTTAAAGGCAACGGGAGTACTTCGTATCTCGATTTGTATTTTGTGCCGGAGCTAAGTGCCGTCGGGGCAACCGACGCCCTGGCCAGCCTGAGCGAGAGCCGGGCGGCGCAGCGGCTGCTCCGCAAACAATCGTATACGGTGCTGGGTAGCGACGATTTTACCCCCCGTACGGCCAACGATAGCCGCACTGTCGGCGTTTTCGGCAGCAATCAGGTTACGGCGGGTGATGGTTACGGCCTCGAACCCGTATCGGAAACCGAGCGGTTTGGCCGATCGCTGAATACCAAATATCACGAAGGGCCGGCTACGTTCAGCCGCGATGGCTCGCAGGTAATTTTTACCCGGAATAACTTCAACAACGGGCAGGTCGGGCGTAGCACGGATGGGGTCAACAAACTCAAGCTCTACACGGCTCGCCAAACCAATGGAGTCTGGGGCGCTATCGAGGAAATGCCCTTCAACAGCGACGATTACTCGACGGGGCATCCCACCCTCAGCCGCGATGGCCTTCGGCTCTATTTTGCCTCGGATATGCCCGGTGGCTACGGCGGTACGGACCTGTACATCTCTCGCTGGGAAGGCACGCGCTGGTCGGTTCCGATGAATCTTGGGCCGGAGGTGAACACGAAAGGCAACGAGCTGTTTCCGTTTGTCGACGAAAAGAACAACCTCTATTTCGCCTCGAACGGGCTACCGGGAATGGGGGAACTGGATCTGTTCTTCGCGAAAATGACCCCCGACGGTAAGCCGACCAACGTGGTGAAAAATCTGGGTGAACCGTTCAATTCGGCCAGCGACGATTTTGGTATCGTTACCGACGGCAACCGCAAATCGGGCTACTTCAGCAGCAACCGGAAACATGGCGGGGCCGATGACGACATCTACCGCTTCGATCGGGAAGGGTCCTTGTACCCCTGCCGACAGCTGACCGTCAGTGTGTATGACGAAAACACCAAGGAACCACTGCCCAAAACGCAGGTGATGGTTGAAGGGGGCGAACCGGGCAACGAACGCAAAGAACTGATCACCGACGACGAAGGGACGATCCGGCTGTGCGTGGACGCCGAAAGTGATTTCCATTTCACGGCCATGCGCAACGGGTACGTCGACACGAAGATGGGCTTCTCGACGCGCAACCTGGACGATGATCAGCCCTCGCGTCTCGAACTGGCCCTGGAACGGCCCGTTGTGACTACGGCATCCATCGCCACCAGAACGGGGGCCCTTATCAGCGGTACGGTGAAACGGCAAACAGGCCACGTAACGAGTCAGACCGATGGGCGACCACTGCGCGACGTCCGGGTGTTGCTGACCAACGAATGCTCGAATGAGGTAACGGAGTTATGGTCGGATAGTGACGGGGCCTATTCATTCACAACCCTGACGGGCTGCGCCTATCGCCTCGAAGGTAAATACAAGCGCATGGCCTCGAAAGCCAGCCGCATCAATAGCGATGGCAGCGGTGACCCGAACCTGACCATGTTTGGCACTGGGGTTGTGCTGCGCGTTGACGATATCTATTATGACAAAAACCAGTCGGTTATCCGTTCGGATGCCGCTCAGGAGCTCGACAAGCTGGTGACGATGCTGGAAACGTACCCGAAGATGTCAATCGAGTTGCGGTCGCATACCGACAGCCGGGGTACCGATACGTATAACAAAACGCTGTCGAGTGCGCGGGCCAAAGCCGCCATCAACTACATTGCCTCGAAAGGGATTGCCAAGTCACGACTGAAGGCCAAAGGCTATGGCGAGACGCTGCTGGTCAATGATTGCACCAACGGAATCGACTGCACCGAAGAGCAGCACCAGCAGAATCGGCGCACCGAGATCAAGATTCTCCGCATTGAGTAA
- a CDS encoding DUF6252 family protein: MRSTNPIRSCVVLLRLTSLVLADVVLSTCSQDPLPRPSQSGQNTFGCLINGNAYVPDGGPAFSGIKPVTGGLSLRFGSIATQIGIFVLAHAKDKQQVNLLLNNSKPGRYPLTFTTAVSPAAVSPKDYGLYISSNGDEYVTSANYTGWINLVKADTTTGIVAGTFEFTAATPGGRTVTVTNGRFDVNPRTQ; encoded by the coding sequence ATGAGATCGACCAACCCTATACGTTCGTGCGTTGTCTTGTTACGGTTGACAAGTCTGGTTCTCGCCGATGTTGTGCTGAGCACCTGTAGCCAGGACCCATTGCCCAGACCCAGTCAAAGTGGGCAGAATACGTTTGGCTGCCTAATCAATGGTAACGCATACGTACCCGATGGCGGGCCCGCTTTTTCGGGCATAAAGCCAGTAACTGGAGGTCTATCTCTGAGATTTGGGTCTATAGCTACACAAATAGGCATTTTTGTTCTCGCGCATGCGAAAGACAAGCAACAAGTCAATCTTCTGTTAAATAATAGTAAGCCAGGCCGGTATCCGTTGACTTTTACTACAGCTGTATCCCCTGCCGCCGTCTCTCCAAAAGATTACGGCTTATATATTTCCAGCAACGGCGACGAATATGTCACGTCAGCCAACTACACAGGCTGGATCAACTTGGTTAAAGCGGATACTACCACAGGCATAGTGGCAGGTACGTTTGAGTTTACAGCGGCAACGCCCGGGGGCCGTACCGTTACGGTCACCAACGGCCGGTTTGACGTGAACCCGCGCACCCAATAG
- a CDS encoding sugar porter family MFS transporter translates to MANRTVLYWSIVVALGGFLFGFDTAVISGAERAIQQLWQLSSVQHGFTVSIALIGTVVGSLIGGIPADRFGRRATLFGIAALYLISALGSALATDWTIFLIFRFLGGLGVGASSVAAPLYIAEVSPAASRGRMVAMFQTNVVAGILVAYLSNYLLQGVGGDESWRWMLGVQTLPSLVFFLALFGVPESPRWLVLNRGDKAGALATLQKVDPATASDTLAAIVASAQQPKTEQATPQPSLFSRAYRLPIMLAVLFAVFNQVSGINAIIYYAPRIFELAGLGTSSALLSSVGIGVVNFLACVLALNFIDRFGRRVLMIIGSVGLVITLGLVAYAFAGKGLGGMTVPFLLFAYIGFFSFSQGAVIWVFISEIFPNEVRASGQALGSFTHWFMAALIAFSFPYLTEQFGPSTLFAFFCLMMLLQGLFVWRLMPETKGTSLEQMDSAIVLH, encoded by the coding sequence ATGGCTAACCGTACTGTACTTTATTGGTCGATTGTGGTCGCACTCGGCGGCTTCTTATTTGGCTTCGACACCGCCGTGATTTCGGGGGCTGAGCGGGCCATCCAGCAACTCTGGCAGCTTAGTTCCGTTCAGCACGGCTTCACCGTCTCCATTGCGCTGATCGGCACCGTTGTTGGCTCGCTGATCGGCGGCATACCAGCCGATCGCTTCGGCCGCCGGGCTACGCTGTTTGGCATTGCGGCCCTGTACCTGATCTCGGCGCTGGGCTCGGCGCTGGCAACCGACTGGACTATCTTTCTGATCTTCCGCTTCCTGGGTGGGCTGGGCGTAGGAGCTTCGTCGGTAGCGGCACCGCTCTACATCGCCGAAGTGTCACCGGCGGCCTCGCGGGGGCGCATGGTCGCGATGTTCCAGACCAACGTGGTGGCGGGCATCCTGGTCGCTTACCTGTCGAACTACCTCTTGCAGGGTGTTGGCGGCGACGAGTCGTGGCGCTGGATGCTGGGCGTGCAAACACTCCCATCGCTGGTATTCTTTCTGGCCCTGTTTGGCGTTCCTGAAAGCCCACGCTGGCTGGTGCTGAACCGGGGCGACAAAGCAGGCGCGCTGGCGACGTTGCAAAAGGTCGATCCGGCCACGGCTTCTGATACGCTGGCGGCTATCGTGGCCTCGGCCCAACAGCCCAAAACGGAGCAGGCAACGCCGCAGCCGTCGCTATTCAGCCGCGCCTACCGGCTTCCCATTATGCTGGCGGTGTTGTTTGCTGTGTTCAACCAGGTATCGGGCATCAACGCCATCATCTATTATGCCCCGCGCATTTTTGAGTTGGCTGGGCTGGGTACGTCGTCAGCCCTGCTATCGTCGGTCGGCATTGGCGTCGTCAACTTTCTGGCGTGTGTGCTGGCGCTCAATTTCATCGACCGTTTCGGGCGGCGCGTGCTGATGATTATCGGCTCAGTGGGGCTGGTGATCACGCTGGGTCTGGTGGCCTACGCGTTTGCGGGCAAGGGGCTCGGGGGTATGACCGTGCCCTTTCTGCTGTTTGCTTACATCGGCTTTTTCTCCTTCTCGCAGGGGGCCGTTATCTGGGTCTTCATCTCCGAAATTTTCCCCAACGAAGTGCGGGCGAGCGGGCAGGCGCTGGGCAGTTTCACCCATTGGTTCATGGCCGCACTGATTGCCTTTTCCTTTCCGTACCTTACGGAACAATTCGGTCCCTCAACGCTCTTCGCCTTTTTCTGCCTGATGATGCTCCTGCAAGGGTTATTTGTGTGGCGACTTATGCCCGAAACCAAAGGCACGTCGCTGGAGCAGATGGATTCGGCCATTGTACTACATTAG
- a CDS encoding dienelactone hydrolase family protein, producing MDQRIINLFDEYTHKPLPRDEFMKRLAKLTGGMAAAMATLPLLEINYAHAETVPHQDDRLVTETITYPGDNTTMKGYLARPKANGKYPAVIVIHENRGLNPHIEDVTRRMALAGFLALAPDALSGAGGTPTDDAQIRELFGKLDMTQTRNNFVKAVDYLQTRPDSTGKVGCVGFCWGGAMANQLAVNVPSLKAAVPFYGRQPEAADVPKIKAAVQLHYGGLDERVNQGIPAYEEALKKAGVPYELYVYDGAQHAFHNDTAPTRYNEAAAKLAWSRTVDFLKKRLA from the coding sequence ATGGATCAGCGAATTATTAACCTTTTTGACGAATACACCCACAAGCCACTTCCCCGCGACGAGTTCATGAAACGGCTGGCCAAACTGACGGGTGGTATGGCAGCGGCAATGGCGACCCTACCGCTGCTGGAAATCAATTATGCCCATGCCGAAACCGTGCCTCATCAGGACGATCGGCTCGTTACGGAAACTATCACGTACCCCGGCGACAATACGACGATGAAGGGGTATCTGGCGCGGCCTAAAGCCAACGGTAAGTACCCGGCGGTGATCGTTATTCACGAAAACCGGGGGCTGAACCCACACATCGAAGACGTGACGCGCCGGATGGCGCTGGCTGGTTTTCTGGCGCTCGCCCCCGATGCCCTCTCAGGCGCAGGTGGCACCCCAACCGACGACGCCCAGATCCGGGAGCTGTTTGGCAAACTAGATATGACCCAAACCCGCAACAACTTCGTCAAGGCGGTCGATTACCTGCAAACCCGTCCCGACAGCACAGGCAAGGTCGGCTGCGTGGGTTTCTGCTGGGGTGGCGCCATGGCCAATCAGTTGGCGGTGAACGTACCCAGCCTCAAAGCTGCCGTGCCGTTCTATGGCCGTCAGCCCGAAGCCGCCGATGTACCCAAGATCAAAGCCGCAGTTCAACTGCATTATGGCGGGCTCGACGAGCGTGTCAACCAGGGCATTCCGGCCTACGAAGAAGCGCTCAAAAAGGCGGGCGTGCCGTACGAACTCTATGTGTACGATGGCGCTCAACACGCCTTTCATAACGACACGGCGCCTACCCGTTACAACGAAGCGGCCGCCAAACTAGCCTGGAGCCGCACCGTCGACTTCCTGAAAAAGCGGTTAGCCTAG
- a CDS encoding PorP/SprF family type IX secretion system membrane protein: MSTRNTVKGWAAAVLLALGVTAQVQAQQDAMFSQYMFNTMALNPAYAGSRDVLSMTALYRAQWIGLQGAPQTATFTADMPLNSERIGVGIQLYNDRIGNQTETGGYLTYAFRFRVGNRSTLSLGLSGGVSAYSNRLTDVVLAPGQTGASDPAFAVDINKMLPNFGTGVYLSNDRSYIGISAPRLLRNNLTDFSAPGIRSRQARVGYAMAGFVIGLSPAIKLKPSMLVKYSEGAPLGFDGNLNLWLNDRVAIGTSFRKNQFYTFSSFTNDAIVGLLEFQLSDQIRFGYAYDHMLNRLGRFSPNSHELMLRYEFGYGKNKILTPRYF, encoded by the coding sequence ATGTCAACAAGAAATACAGTCAAAGGCTGGGCAGCGGCAGTGCTGCTCGCCCTGGGGGTTACCGCTCAGGTTCAGGCGCAGCAGGACGCCATGTTCTCGCAGTACATGTTCAATACGATGGCCCTGAACCCGGCCTACGCGGGCAGCCGCGATGTGTTGAGCATGACGGCGCTGTATCGGGCGCAGTGGATTGGCTTGCAGGGTGCGCCCCAAACGGCTACGTTCACCGCCGATATGCCCCTGAACAGCGAGCGGATCGGGGTCGGCATTCAGCTCTACAACGACCGGATCGGGAACCAGACCGAGACGGGCGGCTACCTCACCTACGCGTTCCGGTTTCGGGTGGGTAACCGCTCGACCCTGTCGCTGGGGTTGTCGGGTGGAGTATCGGCCTACAGCAACCGCCTGACCGACGTTGTGTTGGCTCCGGGCCAAACGGGAGCGTCTGATCCGGCTTTCGCTGTCGACATCAACAAGATGCTCCCCAACTTCGGTACGGGGGTTTACCTGAGCAACGACCGTTCGTATATCGGCATTTCGGCACCGCGTCTGCTGCGCAACAACCTGACCGACTTCAGCGCGCCGGGCATCCGGTCGCGGCAGGCGCGGGTTGGCTACGCGATGGCCGGGTTTGTTATCGGGCTGAGCCCGGCGATCAAGCTGAAGCCGTCAATGCTGGTGAAATATTCGGAAGGGGCTCCGCTGGGTTTCGATGGCAACCTGAACCTCTGGCTCAACGACCGCGTCGCCATCGGTACGTCGTTCCGTAAGAATCAGTTTTATACCTTTTCCAGCTTTACCAACGATGCTATCGTGGGGCTGCTGGAGTTCCAGCTGAGCGATCAGATCCGGTTCGGTTATGCTTATGACCACATGCTGAATCGCCTGGGCCGGTTCTCGCCCAATTCACACGAACTGATGCTGCGGTATGAGTTCGGATATGGTAAAAACAAAATCCTTACACCGCGATACTTCTAA
- a CDS encoding PorP/SprF family type IX secretion system membrane protein — protein MINRFCLLWYVLVGLSVAQSALAQKEVLYSQYMFNPMAINPAFAGVREDFSMTLAFRGRLFSFLSQNSQQIATPITQTFAADGQLGTGRFGLGLQVLNDRNSTLGTVAISPALSYRIDLPNLARLFVGVQGSVSFIPVIGVGTNVGGTSALFGAGAGLYYDAEKLFIGLSMPEISVRMEKFTGLAFRNPVYAQAGAKLRLSDDLLLMPSVVLSRAGSEPLAVDLNARLWYHDKAALGVSVRQNNTFFVGTYNYVQASLDYQLSNNIRVGYQFNSTAPEAPYSSFQPTIHELTFRFTPNPNPLKFSYF, from the coding sequence ATGATCAATCGTTTTTGTTTGCTGTGGTATGTACTCGTCGGACTGAGCGTGGCCCAATCGGCGCTGGCTCAGAAAGAGGTGCTGTATTCGCAGTATATGTTTAACCCGATGGCCATCAACCCGGCTTTCGCGGGCGTACGCGAAGATTTCAGCATGACGCTTGCGTTTCGGGGGCGGCTGTTCAGCTTTTTAAGCCAGAATTCGCAGCAGATTGCCACGCCTATCACGCAGACGTTTGCGGCAGACGGGCAGCTCGGTACGGGCCGGTTTGGCTTGGGGCTTCAGGTACTCAACGACCGCAACAGCACGCTCGGCACGGTGGCCATCAGCCCGGCCCTGTCGTACCGCATCGATCTGCCCAATCTGGCCCGCCTGTTTGTGGGGGTGCAGGGGAGCGTGAGTTTTATTCCCGTCATCGGCGTGGGTACCAACGTGGGCGGAACCAGCGCCTTGTTTGGCGCCGGAGCGGGCCTGTATTACGACGCCGAAAAACTGTTTATTGGCCTGTCGATGCCCGAAATCAGCGTCCGAATGGAGAAATTTACGGGGCTGGCATTTCGTAATCCGGTGTATGCGCAGGCCGGTGCCAAACTCCGCCTCTCCGACGACCTGTTGCTGATGCCCTCGGTGGTGTTGTCGCGGGCGGGTAGCGAACCGTTGGCCGTTGATCTCAACGCCCGCCTTTGGTATCACGACAAAGCAGCCCTGGGCGTATCGGTCCGGCAGAACAATACGTTCTTTGTGGGTACGTACAATTATGTACAGGCTTCGCTTGACTATCAGCTGTCTAACAACATTCGGGTAGGGTATCAGTTTAACTCAACAGCCCCCGAAGCACCGTATAGTTCGTTCCAGCCGACCATTCATGAGCTGACCTTTCGGTTTACGCCCAATCCCAATCCGTTGAAGTTTTCTTATTTTTAA